From Paenibacillus sp. GP183, one genomic window encodes:
- a CDS encoding GNAT family N-acetyltransferase yields the protein MRIREARKQDLPEILRLLSVLDAEAEMSISDAEDIFERMAAYPHYRCYLAVEDDKTVGTFCMIICDNLGHAGQKFAIVENVVVDPSSQGQGIGKILMEAAMEEAVRQGCYKLMLSSNEKRTDAHRFYDNLGFSRHGISFKVEIN from the coding sequence ATGCGAATTCGTGAAGCGCGGAAACAGGATTTACCCGAGATCTTAAGATTGCTCAGCGTTCTGGATGCGGAAGCGGAGATGAGTATTTCCGATGCGGAGGACATCTTTGAACGCATGGCAGCTTATCCGCATTATCGTTGCTATCTGGCGGTTGAAGACGACAAGACTGTCGGTACCTTTTGCATGATCATATGCGATAACCTCGGTCACGCCGGCCAGAAATTTGCTATTGTGGAGAATGTCGTCGTCGACCCTTCCAGCCAGGGTCAAGGCATCGGTAAGATCCTCATGGAGGCAGCAATGGAAGAGGCGGTACGGCAAGGATGCTATAAACTCATGCTGTCGAGCAACGAAAAAAGAACAGATGCCCATCGCTTTTACGACAATCTTGGATTTTCCAGACATGGCATCAGTTTTAAGGTTGAGATTAATTGA
- a CDS encoding ATP-binding cassette domain-containing protein codes for MLLEVRNLQKTFLLYQQVAKNIVGCRDVNLTLHDGEFIGITGKSGVGKSTILKCLYRTYLSTGGQILFRSGQFGTIDLAQASEQQIIEIRKKEIGYVSQFLSVLPRVTAFGVVKEAFLETGVGEEAAAAESETSLSFFELPQTLWDAYPGTFSGGEKLRLNLARAMVKRPKLLLLDEPTASLDNRSKEAVKEMILRLKQGGTSMVGIFHDLDFMQQVIDKHYAMENGVMMERTIS; via the coding sequence ATGCTTTTGGAAGTTCGCAATTTACAAAAAACGTTCCTGCTCTATCAGCAGGTTGCAAAAAACATCGTCGGGTGCCGCGATGTAAACTTGACCTTGCATGACGGAGAATTCATCGGCATTACAGGCAAGAGCGGCGTGGGCAAGTCGACGATTTTAAAATGCTTATATCGCACCTATCTTTCTACGGGCGGTCAAATTCTGTTCCGTTCCGGCCAGTTCGGCACGATCGATTTGGCTCAAGCGAGTGAGCAGCAGATTATTGAAATCCGCAAAAAAGAAATCGGCTATGTGTCCCAATTCTTGTCGGTGCTGCCGCGAGTGACCGCCTTCGGCGTCGTCAAGGAAGCCTTCCTAGAAACCGGCGTCGGTGAAGAAGCGGCGGCTGCGGAGTCGGAGACGTCACTCTCCTTTTTCGAACTCCCCCAAACGCTGTGGGATGCTTATCCCGGCACATTCAGCGGTGGGGAGAAGCTGCGCCTGAACTTGGCCAGAGCGATGGTGAAGCGCCCGAAGCTGCTGCTTCTTGACGAGCCGACAGCATCGCTGGATAATCGTTCGAAAGAAGCGGTAAAAGAGATGATTTTGCGGCTGAAGCAAGGCGGCACGAGCATGGTCGGAATTTTCCATGACCTTGATTTCATGCAGCAGGTAATCGATAAGCATTACGCGATGGAAAACGGTGTAATGATGGAAAGGACAATATCATGA
- the phnG gene encoding phosphonate C-P lyase system protein PhnG, producing MKRSRRTKVLVEGNRSLLERLTSEIEASSNVRTVRSPETSLVMGKARDSVSGQPFFIGEILVTECTVELDGTTGFGICLGEEPEKAYCLAVVDAAFQAGHPEIPVWTELLHEEEEQLELREKQELERILQTKVHFETAEEYYAKRS from the coding sequence ATGAAGCGATCTCGCAGGACTAAAGTTCTTGTAGAAGGAAATCGCTCGCTGCTGGAGCGGCTGACCTCGGAAATCGAAGCGTCGTCGAATGTTCGAACCGTGCGCTCTCCCGAAACGAGTCTGGTGATGGGCAAGGCCCGTGACTCGGTTTCCGGACAGCCTTTTTTTATCGGGGAAATATTAGTGACGGAATGTACGGTAGAGTTGGACGGAACGACCGGCTTCGGAATTTGCTTGGGCGAAGAGCCGGAAAAGGCATACTGCCTGGCTGTCGTGGATGCAGCATTTCAAGCGGGTCATCCCGAAATTCCGGTTTGGACCGAGCTGCTGCACGAAGAGGAAGAGCAGTTAGAGCTGCGTGAAAAGCAAGAGCTGGAGCGCATTCTGCAAACGAAAGTACACTTTGAGACGGCGGAGGAATATTATGCCAAACGCAGCTGA
- a CDS encoding ATP-binding cassette domain-containing protein — translation MLMVKNLNKIYGPSCDDCLSLTGPEFDRNICPRCGSIIACGDVSFDVHPGEILGIVGESGSGKSTLVKTLYFDEAPTFGEMHVSRFPGGTTNLFELSAQKKRWIRHHLMGMVYQHPHLGLRLDFSSGGNIAEKLLMADVFHVGQIRERASELLQRTEIPVLRMDEPPRRFSGGMQQRVQISKAIANNPPLLLLDEITTGLDVSVQASVLDMVRQLQREMGITMVVVSHDFGVIRMLTARTIVMKNGRIVEAGLTDQILEDPQHPYTQLLVNSML, via the coding sequence ATGCTCATGGTGAAGAATCTGAATAAAATATACGGTCCATCCTGCGACGATTGTTTGTCGCTTACCGGACCTGAATTCGACCGCAATATTTGTCCGCGCTGCGGCTCTATCATCGCTTGCGGAGACGTCAGTTTCGACGTGCATCCGGGTGAAATCCTCGGGATCGTTGGTGAGAGCGGATCGGGCAAAAGCACGTTGGTCAAAACGTTGTATTTCGATGAAGCCCCGACCTTCGGCGAAATGCATGTTTCCCGTTTTCCGGGCGGAACTACGAATCTGTTTGAGCTGAGCGCGCAAAAAAAACGCTGGATCCGCCATCATCTGATGGGTATGGTGTATCAGCACCCGCATCTCGGGCTGCGGTTGGATTTTTCCAGCGGCGGCAATATTGCCGAGAAGCTGCTAATGGCCGACGTCTTTCATGTCGGGCAAATTCGCGAAAGAGCGAGCGAGCTGCTGCAGCGAACCGAAATACCGGTTTTGCGCATGGACGAACCGCCGCGCCGATTCAGCGGAGGGATGCAGCAGCGGGTTCAAATTTCTAAGGCGATTGCCAACAATCCGCCGCTGCTGCTGCTTGACGAAATTACAACTGGTCTGGACGTATCGGTGCAGGCTAGCGTTTTGGATATGGTGCGGCAGCTCCAGCGCGAGATGGGCATTACCATGGTCGTGGTCTCTCACGACTTCGGCGTCATCCGCATGCTGACCGCACGTACGATTGTGATGAAGAACGGGAGAATCGTCGAAGCGGGTCTGACCGACCAAATCCTGGAGGATCCCCAACACCCATATACACAGCTGCTCGTCAATTCGATGCTGTAA
- a CDS encoding alpha-D-ribose 1-methylphosphonate 5-triphosphate diphosphatase → MSKILKIGGGRIVTPHGIKDNHTLILEDGKIAAILRSEASGVPDMDVEGRWILPGIIDTHSDAIENEVQPRPTSQFPFDQSLYELERKLVSQGITTIYHCLGMLDDRSKTLIRQNDYVLSSIRALKEFALQRRLIRHRIHLRFEITNLTAVEAIRELLVQGEIDQISFMDHTPGQGQWRSIEAHKALIMGRQGISDEEAEEMLNARRNLPRASGEVLSELAGLAKIKRIPLASHDDDSVEKLDLVEAWEASIAEFPIKLDVAVEARKRGLFVAMGAPNVLLGRSHSDNLSAMEAIRAGVVDILCSDYYPPSLLQAVFRLKHEGIPVHQAVNMVSLNPALALDIATNTGSLEAGKEAICSSLRRTAAALSLRRCSSEARLFVKCLIRLPFLKRKL, encoded by the coding sequence ATGAGTAAGATTTTGAAAATTGGCGGAGGGCGTATCGTCACGCCGCATGGCATCAAGGATAATCATACGTTGATTCTTGAAGACGGAAAGATTGCCGCAATCTTACGCTCGGAGGCTTCGGGAGTACCCGATATGGATGTAGAGGGCCGATGGATACTTCCAGGCATCATCGATACCCACAGCGATGCGATCGAAAACGAAGTGCAGCCAAGGCCTACAAGCCAGTTTCCATTTGATCAGTCATTATATGAGCTGGAGCGCAAGCTGGTCTCACAAGGGATCACGACCATTTATCACTGCTTGGGCATGCTGGATGACAGATCCAAAACTTTGATACGACAGAACGATTATGTCCTCTCGTCTATTCGTGCCTTAAAAGAGTTCGCCCTGCAGCGCCGATTGATCCGGCACCGTATTCATCTTCGTTTTGAAATTACCAATTTGACTGCTGTGGAAGCGATTCGAGAATTGCTCGTACAAGGAGAAATCGATCAAATTTCCTTTATGGACCATACGCCGGGACAAGGTCAATGGCGCAGCATCGAGGCGCATAAAGCGTTGATTATGGGCCGTCAAGGGATCAGCGATGAAGAAGCCGAAGAGATGCTTAATGCAAGGCGGAACCTGCCCCGAGCGAGCGGCGAGGTGCTCTCCGAATTGGCAGGGCTGGCCAAGATCAAACGGATTCCTCTTGCTTCTCATGACGACGACTCCGTGGAGAAACTGGATTTGGTCGAAGCTTGGGAAGCATCAATCGCAGAATTCCCGATTAAGCTGGACGTTGCAGTAGAAGCGCGCAAAAGAGGGCTGTTCGTTGCCATGGGGGCGCCAAACGTGCTGCTTGGGCGCTCGCACAGCGACAATTTATCTGCGATGGAAGCCATCCGTGCCGGTGTCGTCGATATTTTGTGCTCCGATTATTATCCTCCATCTTTGTTGCAAGCCGTGTTTCGATTGAAGCACGAAGGTATACCTGTTCACCAAGCCGTCAACATGGTCTCCTTGAATCCGGCGCTGGCCCTTGATATCGCCACCAATACGGGATCCTTGGAGGCTGGCAAAGAGGCCATTTGCTCATCGTTGCGGAGGACGGCGGCCGCCCTGTCATTGAGAAGGTGTTCGTCGGAGGCGCGCTTGTTTGTCAAATGTCTTATCCGCTTGCCGTTTCTGAAGAGAAAGCTTTGA
- the phnM gene encoding phosphonate metabolism protein PhnM, with protein MKHHAIVITGCQLVLPDRTTEGAVWIEDGRIVRVETGASGYSAVNSARDSSAVVLHAEGSYLLPGLIDMHSDAIEKEIQPRPNTHFPLPMSHFELEKKLAGCGITTMYHAISLSDGIGVRNNETVREIAQAISTYRKKTALIRHRIHLRYELTNLEGLSQVEEMLEGDLIDLLSYMDHTPGQGQFSAPGSYVNFMKKTYGGDESEIQELVEMISENQKRLDWKALKSLASRASEKGIRLASHDDDTPDKVDQVIHLGADISEFPVNLETAFYAKSQGMHVCVGAPNVVRGSSHSNNMRAIDAILAGAADMLCSDYVPSTMLAAIFQLAEQHMPLHEAVRLATLNPAEALGLDGELGSVEAGKHADLILVELQEGYPLIRATIVDGIIVYQTDYRHGAGIGEVVKHANS; from the coding sequence ATGAAGCATCACGCCATTGTGATTACGGGTTGCCAGTTGGTGCTGCCGGATCGAACGACGGAAGGCGCCGTTTGGATTGAGGACGGACGTATCGTACGTGTGGAAACGGGTGCTTCGGGTTATAGTGCAGTAAATTCGGCAAGAGACAGCTCAGCCGTCGTGCTGCATGCGGAAGGCTCGTATTTGCTGCCCGGCTTGATCGATATGCACAGCGATGCGATTGAGAAAGAAATTCAGCCAAGGCCAAACACCCATTTCCCACTTCCCATGTCCCATTTTGAGCTGGAGAAGAAGCTGGCGGGCTGCGGCATCACAACGATGTATCACGCTATCTCACTATCGGACGGCATTGGTGTCAGAAACAACGAAACCGTAAGGGAGATCGCCCAAGCAATCTCAACATACCGCAAGAAAACAGCGCTGATCCGCCACCGCATCCATCTTCGTTACGAATTGACGAATCTGGAAGGCCTTTCCCAAGTCGAGGAAATGTTGGAGGGGGATCTTATCGATTTGCTTTCGTACATGGATCATACTCCGGGTCAAGGGCAGTTCTCGGCGCCGGGCAGCTATGTAAATTTCATGAAAAAAACGTACGGCGGCGATGAATCAGAAATTCAAGAGCTCGTCGAAATGATTAGTGAAAACCAAAAACGTCTTGATTGGAAGGCATTGAAAAGCTTGGCCTCCCGAGCATCGGAAAAAGGCATTCGACTGGCATCCCACGACGACGATACTCCGGATAAAGTCGATCAGGTTATCCATTTAGGAGCCGACATCAGCGAATTTCCGGTCAATTTGGAAACGGCCTTCTATGCGAAGTCGCAGGGGATGCATGTTTGCGTCGGTGCACCGAACGTCGTTCGCGGCAGCTCCCATAGCAACAACATGCGTGCTATAGACGCCATTCTGGCTGGAGCGGCCGATATGCTTTGCTCCGATTATGTGCCGTCGACGATGCTGGCCGCTATTTTTCAATTGGCTGAACAGCATATGCCGCTGCACGAAGCGGTACGGCTCGCGACGCTTAACCCTGCTGAGGCGCTGGGACTGGATGGCGAATTGGGCTCCGTTGAAGCAGGAAAGCACGCGGACCTGATACTTGTCGAGCTGCAAGAAGGCTATCCGCTAATTCGAGCCACGATCGTTGACGGAATAATCGTCTATCAAACTGATTATCGCCATGGCGCGGGCATAGGGGAGGTCGTAAAGCATGCGAATTCGTGA
- the phnH gene encoding phosphonate C-P lyase system protein PhnH: protein MPNAAETGFDSVHDTQQVYRRLLDTLSRPGTTASIAAAAEKLIFSEPLHNSIAAAALTLLDNEVTFHMALPGAEALENWIRQSTFSRSVNPGEADYIFASGSETQSWASKLKIGLPEFPETGATVLLTVDNCMASEEESTVYLLQGPGIRGEAMIRIGGLDPAWMHIRELLNEEFPRGIDIWLLDKNGNLIGIPRTTRIKEAN, encoded by the coding sequence ATGCCAAACGCAGCTGAGACAGGGTTCGATAGCGTTCACGATACACAGCAGGTGTACCGCCGATTGCTGGATACACTCAGCAGGCCTGGTACAACGGCTTCCATTGCGGCAGCTGCGGAAAAGCTTATATTTTCGGAACCCTTGCATAATTCCATCGCGGCTGCAGCGCTCACACTGCTCGATAACGAGGTCACGTTCCATATGGCCTTGCCAGGTGCGGAGGCGTTGGAGAACTGGATTCGACAATCGACCTTCTCTCGTTCGGTGAATCCGGGAGAGGCGGATTATATATTTGCATCGGGAAGCGAAACACAGTCTTGGGCGTCGAAGCTTAAGATCGGGCTTCCGGAATTTCCCGAAACCGGAGCTACTGTGCTATTGACTGTAGACAATTGTATGGCTTCCGAGGAGGAAAGCACCGTTTATCTTCTTCAAGGACCTGGAATTCGCGGGGAAGCGATGATTCGCATCGGCGGGCTTGACCCGGCATGGATGCACATTCGTGAATTGCTGAACGAAGAATTTCCGAGAGGCATTGATATATGGCTGCTCGATAAGAACGGGAACCTAATCGGAATTCCGCGCACGACACGGATCAAGGAGGCGAACTGA
- a CDS encoding alpha-D-ribose 1-methylphosphonate 5-phosphate C-P-lyase PhnJ, with protein sequence MNSTKVRPPFEIKPYNFAFLDEGSKREIRRKSLKAVAIPGYQVPFASRELPIGRGWGTGGLQLTLSLVGLDDCLKVIDQGSDDSVNAVSIRKLAEKTCGIKTTTDTVEASVIQSRHRIPEERLRSDQILVLQVPQPEPLRKVEKMETATRRMHAEKDYSSIWLSLYENIVKWGGITHGADYPAMVEDRYIMAPSPIPRWDMPKLNDADHLTLLGAGREKKIYAVPPYTRVIPLQFDDYPFEIERFEGKACSRCGSRDTFLDEVTGDQGELTYQCSDTAYCEKQMLQSNGPSF encoded by the coding sequence ATGAACAGCACGAAAGTCCGACCTCCGTTTGAAATCAAGCCGTACAATTTTGCTTTTCTCGATGAAGGGTCGAAAAGAGAGATTCGCCGCAAGTCGCTGAAGGCCGTGGCGATTCCCGGCTATCAGGTGCCCTTTGCTTCACGGGAGCTTCCAATCGGACGAGGCTGGGGCACCGGGGGCTTGCAGCTGACCTTATCCTTGGTCGGACTGGACGATTGTTTGAAGGTGATCGACCAGGGCAGTGACGACAGTGTCAATGCAGTCAGCATCCGCAAGCTGGCCGAGAAAACATGCGGGATCAAGACGACGACGGATACGGTGGAAGCGAGTGTCATTCAATCCAGGCACCGGATTCCGGAGGAGCGCCTGCGCAGCGATCAAATCCTCGTGCTTCAGGTGCCGCAGCCCGAACCGCTGCGTAAAGTGGAAAAGATGGAAACGGCAACGCGAAGAATGCATGCGGAAAAAGATTACAGCTCCATCTGGCTGTCGCTTTATGAAAATATCGTGAAATGGGGAGGAATCACACACGGCGCCGATTATCCGGCAATGGTCGAAGACCGCTACATTATGGCGCCCAGTCCTATTCCCCGTTGGGATATGCCCAAGCTGAACGATGCCGATCATTTGACGCTTCTTGGGGCCGGCAGGGAGAAAAAAATATATGCCGTTCCTCCCTATACCCGAGTCATACCACTTCAATTCGACGATTATCCATTTGAGATAGAGCGGTTTGAAGGTAAAGCCTGCTCCCGCTGCGGAAGCCGGGATACGTTCCTCGATGAAGTAACGGGGGATCAAGGCGAATTGACATATCAATGCTCGGATACCGCCTATTGCGAGAAACAAATGCTCCAGAGCAATGGGCCGTCATTCTGA
- a CDS encoding DapH/DapD/GlmU-related protein, with product MSFKHIHHEHQEHQLSEEPTIHETANLRDCWVGAWTSIGPGTRMNEVRFGDYSYCMDQVIIHYAEIGKFCSIASHTAINPGDHPTWRVTQHHATYRKASYRFDDQDDAEFFEWRREDKVVIGHDVWIGHGASIMAGVTIGTGAVIAAGAVVTKDVPPYSIVGGVPARFIKERFPKDTAEALMRTAWWDWPREILEERFADLNDVPLFLQKYGSLSQSISKHE from the coding sequence ATGTCATTCAAACATATTCATCATGAGCATCAGGAGCATCAGCTGTCGGAGGAGCCGACTATCCACGAAACAGCAAATCTTCGGGATTGCTGGGTCGGGGCTTGGACCTCGATCGGTCCAGGTACCCGTATGAACGAAGTGCGCTTCGGCGATTACAGCTATTGTATGGATCAAGTCATTATCCACTATGCGGAGATCGGGAAATTTTGTTCGATTGCCTCCCATACGGCTATAAACCCGGGGGATCATCCCACTTGGCGGGTAACCCAGCATCATGCCACGTACCGTAAAGCGTCTTATCGTTTCGACGATCAGGACGATGCGGAATTTTTTGAATGGCGGCGTGAGGACAAGGTCGTCATCGGTCATGACGTCTGGATCGGCCACGGGGCTTCGATTATGGCGGGCGTGACGATTGGCACCGGGGCGGTCATCGCGGCCGGAGCGGTAGTGACTAAGGATGTACCCCCGTATTCGATCGTCGGAGGCGTTCCTGCTCGGTTCATTAAAGAACGATTCCCAAAGGATACCGCCGAAGCTTTGATGCGGACGGCATGGTGGGATTGGCCGCGCGAAATCCTGGAGGAGCGTTTTGCCGATTTGAACGATGTTCCTCTGTTTCTGCAGAAATACGGTAGCCTGAGCCAGTCAATTTCAAAACACGAATGA
- a CDS encoding PHP domain-containing protein, giving the protein MIDLHCHTKISDNSFTIREVITMAKNEGVTHLAITDHDTTIGLEEAAQTGQDLGVEIIPGIEISAYDFQRNTRAHILGYYITPGHAALSQLCDPMIKKRHEASQEMVQLIKEAGYDITWEQVERYAEGGTGVYKQHIMHALLDKGYTQTIYGDLYKKLFSRGEQGGEKGIAYISLEYVDAFDAIDAIRQAGGVPVIAHPKQFNNFAAIPEWKVAGLQGIEVRHPLHDENTEQLAQQIAKNFNLLKTGGSDFHGFYSETDQCPLGSKNIGMDNLQALQQRIS; this is encoded by the coding sequence ATGATCGACCTTCACTGTCATACCAAAATCTCGGATAATTCGTTCACGATCCGGGAGGTCATCACGATGGCCAAAAACGAAGGGGTAACTCATTTGGCTATTACGGATCATGACACTACAATAGGCTTGGAAGAAGCTGCGCAAACGGGTCAAGATCTTGGAGTGGAAATTATTCCGGGTATTGAGATCTCCGCTTATGATTTCCAACGGAATACCAGGGCTCATATTCTTGGATATTACATAACACCTGGACATGCAGCCCTTTCACAGCTTTGCGATCCGATGATCAAAAAGCGGCACGAGGCTTCCCAAGAAATGGTGCAGCTTATCAAAGAAGCCGGCTACGATATAACGTGGGAGCAAGTGGAGCGTTATGCGGAAGGCGGAACCGGTGTTTACAAACAGCATATCATGCACGCCCTTCTGGATAAGGGCTACACGCAGACGATTTACGGTGATTTGTACAAAAAGCTTTTCTCACGCGGAGAACAAGGAGGGGAGAAGGGCATTGCTTATATCTCTCTGGAGTATGTGGATGCATTCGACGCTATCGATGCGATTCGTCAGGCGGGAGGCGTTCCCGTGATCGCTCATCCCAAGCAATTTAACAATTTTGCCGCTATTCCCGAATGGAAAGTTGCGGGACTTCAAGGAATCGAAGTGCGGCATCCTTTACATGATGAAAATACGGAACAACTAGCTCAACAAATCGCCAAAAATTTCAACTTGCTGAAGACAGGCGGTTCAGATTTTCATGGATTTTACAGTGAAACGGATCAATGTCCTCTCGGCAGCAAGAATATTGGAATGGACAATTTGCAGGCATTGCAACAACGGATATCCTAA
- a CDS encoding carbon-phosphorus lyase complex subunit PhnI, which yields MAYVSVMGGQEAITQANRLTQFFRLRNSDAELTIDGIEHRLRLLSDRVMSEGGLYAQEYAALSIFQSEGDPFEAAFLLRAYRSTLARNQYTLTMEPGRMRIIRRISSSFRDIPGGQILGPTYDYTHRLLDFSLRGETAQEIEAFVSEYLAEQADAEQQAEELTFAKVADLLRSQGLVARMHTVQEEEPYDLTREKLTFPSSRSARLQALARGETGAMTALAYGSMRGYGAVHPTIGELRVGYVPAYVPYPFAAEDEQTEEDAVYIGEIMMTEVESINSFQQDPASGQVQFQLGYGLCFGQNEVKAISMSILEHSLENGGDLPTQDEEFVLSHIDSVESSGFVSHLKLPHYVTFQSELDRIRDVKVNKEQQPEQKTIEQKEETHEQHESPTSV from the coding sequence ATGGCATATGTATCCGTTATGGGCGGGCAAGAAGCGATCACTCAGGCGAATCGGCTGACCCAATTTTTCCGGCTTCGGAACAGCGACGCGGAGCTCACGATCGACGGTATCGAGCATCGGCTTCGCCTGCTTTCTGATCGCGTGATGAGCGAGGGGGGGCTTTATGCCCAAGAATATGCGGCGCTCTCCATTTTCCAATCGGAAGGCGACCCGTTTGAGGCAGCTTTTTTGCTGCGCGCTTACCGTTCCACCTTGGCCCGCAATCAATACACATTGACGATGGAGCCCGGCCGGATGCGGATCATTCGGCGCATTTCCTCCTCCTTCCGTGATATTCCCGGAGGTCAAATCCTCGGTCCTACCTATGATTATACGCATCGGCTGCTCGATTTTTCACTGCGCGGCGAGACAGCTCAGGAGATTGAAGCGTTTGTCAGCGAGTATTTGGCTGAGCAGGCTGACGCTGAGCAGCAGGCTGAAGAGCTCACTTTTGCCAAAGTGGCGGATTTGCTCCGCTCTCAGGGTTTAGTTGCAAGGATGCATACGGTTCAGGAAGAAGAACCTTATGATCTTACGAGGGAAAAGCTGACTTTCCCCTCCTCCCGTTCCGCCCGCCTGCAAGCGCTCGCCCGTGGAGAAACCGGGGCGATGACGGCGCTCGCTTACGGCAGTATGCGCGGTTATGGTGCCGTGCATCCGACGATCGGTGAATTGCGGGTCGGTTATGTGCCGGCTTATGTCCCCTATCCCTTTGCCGCCGAGGACGAGCAAACGGAAGAGGATGCGGTATATATCGGTGAAATTATGATGACGGAAGTGGAGAGCATCAACTCGTTTCAACAGGATCCAGCCAGTGGTCAAGTCCAGTTTCAGTTGGGCTACGGACTTTGCTTTGGCCAAAATGAAGTGAAGGCGATCTCCATGTCGATTTTGGAACATAGCCTCGAAAATGGCGGAGATCTTCCTACGCAGGATGAGGAATTTGTTCTGTCACACATCGACAGCGTTGAATCGAGCGGTTTCGTCAGCCATTTGAAGCTGCCTCATTACGTCACGTTCCAATCGGAGCTCGACCGGATTCGCGATGTGAAAGTGAATAAAGAACAGCAGCCCGAACAGAAAACGATCGAGCAAAAGGAGGAAACGCATGAACAGCACGAAAGTCCGACCTCCGTTTGA